A section of the Paenibacillus yonginensis genome encodes:
- a CDS encoding sugar-binding transcriptional regulator encodes MRDLLEIQKQLLPDLMDVLKKRYLILNQIMLEEVIGRRTLALSLNMTERVLRAETDLLKAQGLIEIENVGMRISEAGRQLLEQMKPFVKELLGLSEMEKKIRDTYGLRKVVVVPGDCEAAATAKRELGRAGARALLEVIGENDVVAVTGGSTLAVMAEQLTPPSAPIKGSWFVPARGGLGESLEIQANTIASGMAKRVGAEYRLLHVPDLLGREAYESLVHDHNIQEIVSLIRKARIVVHGIGDAMEMARRRKLDAEMVQELARDGAIAESFGYYFNEQGAVVHKMLTLGLRLEDIKSTETIIGIAGGRSKAQAIHAVLKFGQEDILITDEAAAEEIVKSL; translated from the coding sequence TTGCGAGATTTGTTGGAGATCCAAAAGCAGCTTCTGCCTGATCTCATGGACGTTCTCAAGAAGAGATATCTGATCCTGAACCAGATCATGCTTGAAGAAGTCATCGGAAGGCGCACACTGGCGCTCTCCCTGAATATGACGGAACGCGTATTGCGCGCGGAAACCGATCTCCTTAAAGCTCAAGGTCTTATTGAAATCGAGAATGTGGGCATGAGAATCAGTGAAGCTGGCCGCCAGCTGCTGGAGCAGATGAAGCCGTTCGTGAAAGAACTGCTGGGGCTGTCCGAAATGGAGAAGAAGATCCGCGATACCTATGGGCTGCGCAAGGTGGTTGTGGTTCCAGGCGACTGCGAAGCGGCCGCAACGGCCAAACGCGAACTGGGACGCGCAGGAGCAAGAGCTTTGCTTGAAGTAATCGGGGAAAATGACGTAGTCGCCGTAACCGGCGGTTCAACGCTGGCCGTTATGGCCGAGCAGCTCACCCCCCCATCGGCACCTATTAAAGGAAGCTGGTTTGTACCGGCTCGCGGAGGTTTGGGTGAAAGCCTGGAGATTCAGGCCAACACGATCGCTTCCGGCATGGCCAAACGTGTCGGCGCCGAATACCGGCTGCTGCATGTGCCTGATTTGCTGGGCAGGGAAGCTTATGAATCCCTTGTTCATGATCACAACATTCAAGAGATCGTAAGCCTGATCCGCAAGGCGCGGATCGTGGTGCACGGCATTGGAGACGCCATGGAGATGGCGCGCAGACGCAAGCTGGATGCTGAGATGGTGCAAGAGCTCGCAAGAGACGGAGCCATTGCCGAATCCTTCGGTTATTATTTTAACGAGCAGGGCGCCGTAGTTCACAAGATGTTGACCTTGGGTCTGAGGCTTGAGGACATCAAATCTACGGAGACGATCATCGGTATTGCGGGCGGGCGCAGCAAAGCGCAGGCCATTCATGCTGTTCTGAAGTTTGGCCAGGAGGATATCCTGATCACGGACGAGGCGGCAGCCGAAGAAATTGTCAAGTCGCTGTAG
- a CDS encoding phosphoglycerate kinase — MNKKSVRDVEVTGKRVFVRVDFNVPLEDGKITDDTRIRETLPTIKYLIENGAKVILASHLGRPKGEVNESMRLTAPAERLAELLGKPVAKADEAVGEAVKAKIAELNNGDVLVLENVRFYPGEEKNDPELAKQFAELADLFVNDAFGAAHRAHASTEGIAHYLPAVSGLLMEKELSVLGKALSNPDRPFTAIIGGSKVKDKIDVIDNLLNLADNVLIGGGLSYTFFKAQGHEIGLSLCDDSKLDVALGFIEKAKKLGKNFLLPVDCVIADDFKADANKDIVDIDSIPQGWEGVDIGPKTRAMYADVIKNSKLVVWNGPMGVFEIEPFSNGTREVAEACATTEGYTIIGGGDSAAAAEKFHLADKMDHISTGGGASLEFMEGKALPGVVALNDK; from the coding sequence ATGAATAAAAAAAGTGTTCGCGATGTAGAAGTAACAGGCAAACGTGTCTTTGTGCGCGTAGATTTTAACGTGCCGCTCGAAGACGGCAAAATTACGGATGACACTCGGATCCGCGAAACGCTTCCTACGATCAAATATTTGATCGAAAACGGCGCGAAAGTGATTCTGGCGAGCCACCTGGGCCGTCCCAAAGGTGAAGTCAACGAATCCATGCGTTTGACTGCTCCTGCTGAACGTTTGGCTGAGCTGCTGGGCAAACCGGTTGCCAAAGCGGATGAAGCTGTAGGCGAAGCCGTGAAAGCCAAAATCGCCGAATTGAACAATGGCGATGTGCTTGTGCTTGAGAACGTGCGCTTCTATCCGGGCGAAGAGAAAAACGATCCGGAGCTGGCCAAACAATTCGCCGAGCTTGCCGATCTGTTCGTCAATGACGCTTTTGGCGCCGCTCACCGTGCGCATGCTTCCACGGAAGGTATCGCACATTATCTGCCGGCCGTATCCGGTCTGTTGATGGAGAAAGAATTGTCCGTTCTGGGCAAAGCCTTGTCCAATCCGGACCGTCCTTTCACCGCGATCATCGGCGGCTCCAAAGTTAAAGATAAGATCGACGTGATCGACAACCTGCTGAACCTTGCAGACAACGTACTTATTGGCGGCGGCTTGTCCTACACCTTCTTCAAGGCTCAAGGCCATGAAATCGGTTTGTCCCTGTGCGACGATTCCAAATTGGACGTAGCTCTGGGCTTCATCGAGAAAGCCAAGAAGCTCGGCAAGAACTTCCTGCTTCCAGTCGACTGCGTGATCGCTGACGACTTCAAAGCAGATGCCAACAAAGATATCGTAGATATCGACAGCATCCCGCAAGGCTGGGAAGGCGTGGACATCGGTCCGAAAACCCGTGCTATGTATGCTGATGTCATCAAGAACTCCAAACTCGTCGTTTGGAACGGACCTATGGGTGTATTCGAAATCGAGCCGTTCTCAAACGGAACACGCGAAGTAGCTGAAGCTTGCGCAACTACAGAAGGCTACACCATCATCGGCGGCGGCGACTCCGCAGCGGCAGCAGAGAAATTCCATCTGGCTGACAAAATGGATCATATCTCCACCGGCGGCGGCGCATCCCTTGAATTCATGGAAGGCAAAGCTCTTCCAGGCGTAGTGGCTCTGAACGATAAATAA
- the clpP gene encoding ATP-dependent Clp endopeptidase proteolytic subunit ClpP, giving the protein MSYIPMVVEQSNRGERAYDIYSRLLKDRIIFLGSQVNDVVANSIIAQMLFLDAEEPGKDIHLYINSPGGSITAGMAIYDTMQFIKSDVSTICVGMAASMGAFLLNAGAKGKRYALPNSEVMIHQPLGGAEGQATDIEIRARRILKMRDSLNKILAERTGQPLERIEKDTDRDYFMTAAEAKEYGLIDKVIEKVNSEGV; this is encoded by the coding sequence GTGAGTTATATTCCTATGGTCGTCGAACAAAGTAACCGCGGAGAGCGTGCTTACGACATTTATTCCAGATTGCTCAAAGACCGGATCATTTTCCTTGGCTCCCAAGTGAACGACGTTGTGGCCAACTCCATTATCGCGCAAATGCTGTTCCTGGATGCCGAAGAGCCTGGCAAGGACATTCACCTCTACATTAACAGCCCTGGCGGTTCCATTACGGCAGGCATGGCGATTTATGATACGATGCAGTTCATCAAATCCGACGTCTCCACGATCTGCGTGGGCATGGCCGCTTCCATGGGCGCGTTCCTGCTGAACGCCGGCGCGAAAGGCAAACGCTACGCGCTGCCAAACAGCGAAGTCATGATTCACCAGCCGCTGGGCGGAGCCGAAGGTCAAGCAACGGATATCGAAATCCGCGCTCGCCGCATCCTGAAAATGCGCGACAGCCTGAACAAAATCCTGGCGGAACGCACGGGTCAACCTTTGGAACGCATCGAAAAAGACACCGACCGCGACTACTTCATGACCGCGGCGGAAGCCAAAGAATACGGCTTGATCGACAAAGTGATCGAGAAAGTGAACTCGGAAGGCGTATAA
- the gap gene encoding type I glyceraldehyde-3-phosphate dehydrogenase, translating to MSVKVGINGFGRIGRLAFRRIQEVEGIEVVAINDLTDAKMLAHLLKYDTTQGKFNGDVEVHEGFFKVNGKEVKVLANRNPEELPWGDLGVDIVLECTGFFTTKEKAELHLKGGAKKVVISAPATGDMKTIVYNVNHETLDGSETVISGASCTTNCLAPMAKTLNDAFGIVEGLMTTIHAYTGDQNTLDAPHAKGDFRRARAAAENIIPNTTGAAKAIGLVIPELQGKLDGAAQRVPVPTGSLTELVTVLNKKVTVDEVNAAMKAAADPQTFGYTEDEIVSSDIKGMTFGSLFDATQTKVLTVGDQQLVKTVAWYDNEMSYTAQLVRTLEHFAKLAK from the coding sequence ATGAGTGTAAAAGTAGGCATTAACGGTTTTGGACGTATTGGTCGCTTGGCATTCCGTCGTATTCAAGAAGTAGAAGGTATCGAAGTAGTAGCAATCAACGACTTGACTGACGCAAAAATGCTGGCACACCTTCTTAAATATGATACAACTCAAGGCAAATTCAACGGTGACGTTGAAGTTCACGAAGGTTTCTTCAAAGTAAACGGCAAAGAAGTTAAAGTTCTGGCTAACCGCAACCCTGAAGAGCTTCCTTGGGGCGACCTGGGCGTTGACATCGTTCTGGAGTGCACAGGCTTCTTCACAACTAAAGAAAAAGCTGAGCTTCACCTGAAAGGCGGAGCTAAGAAAGTGGTTATCTCTGCTCCAGCTACAGGCGACATGAAAACGATCGTTTACAACGTAAACCATGAAACGCTTGACGGTTCTGAAACTGTTATCTCCGGTGCTTCTTGCACAACGAACTGCTTGGCTCCTATGGCTAAAACTTTGAACGACGCTTTCGGCATCGTTGAAGGTTTGATGACTACCATTCACGCTTACACTGGCGACCAAAACACTTTGGACGCTCCACATGCGAAAGGTGACTTCCGCCGCGCTCGTGCCGCTGCCGAGAACATCATTCCTAACACAACTGGCGCTGCTAAAGCCATCGGCCTGGTTATTCCTGAACTGCAAGGCAAATTGGACGGCGCTGCACAACGTGTGCCTGTACCAACTGGTTCCCTGACTGAGCTGGTAACGGTATTGAACAAGAAAGTAACCGTTGACGAAGTTAATGCGGCTATGAAAGCTGCAGCTGACCCGCAAACATTTGGTTACACAGAAGACGAAATCGTTTCTTCCGATATCAAAGGTATGACTTTCGGCTCCCTGTTCGATGCTACTCAAACTAAAGTGTTGACTGTTGGCGACCAACAATTGGTGAAAACAGTAGCTTGGTACGACAACGAAATGTCCTACACTGCACAGCTCGTTCGTACTTTGGAACACTTCGCAAAACTGGCTAAATAA
- the tpiA gene encoding triose-phosphate isomerase: protein MRTPIIAGNWKMFKTVSEAKTFFEEVKGKAEVAGVESVICAPFTNLPALVEAAKGTSIKIGAQNLHFEDEGAFTGEISGKMLQELGVDYVIIGHSERRAYFGETDEIVNKKVHAAFKYGITPIPCVGEKLEEREAGQTKEVVKVQTEAALQGLTAEQAAQVVIAYEPIWAIGTGKSSTAQDANEVIAYIRSLVDGLYGSETAGKIRIQYGGSVKPENVKEYMSENDIDGALVGGASLQPASYIALVEGAK from the coding sequence ATGAGAACACCAATCATTGCAGGGAACTGGAAAATGTTCAAAACGGTTTCCGAAGCCAAAACGTTCTTCGAAGAAGTTAAGGGCAAAGCGGAAGTAGCCGGCGTGGAAAGCGTCATCTGCGCTCCGTTTACCAACCTCCCGGCTTTGGTGGAGGCCGCTAAAGGCACTTCCATCAAAATCGGCGCCCAAAACCTTCACTTCGAAGACGAAGGCGCATTTACCGGCGAAATCAGCGGCAAAATGCTGCAGGAGCTCGGTGTCGATTACGTCATCATCGGGCACTCCGAACGCCGTGCTTATTTCGGCGAAACGGACGAAATCGTAAACAAAAAGGTACATGCTGCATTCAAATACGGCATCACGCCGATCCCTTGCGTAGGGGAGAAGCTGGAAGAGCGTGAAGCGGGTCAAACCAAAGAGGTAGTTAAGGTGCAAACCGAAGCTGCGCTTCAAGGTTTGACAGCCGAACAGGCTGCTCAAGTCGTTATCGCTTATGAGCCAATCTGGGCGATCGGCACAGGCAAATCTTCCACGGCTCAAGATGCCAACGAAGTTATCGCTTATATCCGCAGTCTGGTGGATGGCTTGTACGGCTCCGAAACGGCCGGCAAAATCCGCATTCAATACGGCGGCAGCGTGAAACCTGAGAACGTTAAGGAATACATGAGCGAAAACGACATCGACGGCGCGCTCGTAGGCGGCGCAAGCCTGCAGCCTGCTTCCTACATCGCTCTGGTTGAGGGGGCCAAGTAA
- the gpmI gene encoding 2,3-bisphosphoglycerate-independent phosphoglycerate mutase produces MAGNTVPRPVALIIMDGFGLRNTVEGNAVAQAKKPNYDRYLKEYPNTTLTACGEAVGLPEGQMGNSEVGHLNIGAGRIVYQDLTRISKSIREGEFFENQTLVEAVRSAKKNGKKLHLYGLLSDGGVHAHIDHLFAMLELAKKEDMQEVYIHAFLDGRDVAPDSGEGYLSQLIKKIEEIGIGKIATLSGRYYSMDRDKRWDRVEKSYRAIVYGEGPHYVDALQAVKDSYSNGVFDEFMVPTVIVDGQGEPVGSVESGDSVVFLNFRPDRAIQLSQVFTNLDFRGFDRGPKFPEGLHFVCLTLFSETVGGYVAYEPKNLDNTLGEVLVQHNKKQLRIAETEKYPHVTFFFSGGRDVELPGETRILINSPKVATYDLKPEMSAYEVAAAAVKEIEEENFDTIILNFANPDMVGHSGMLEPTIKAVEVTDECVGKVVDAVVSKGGVAIIIADHGNADMVFDENGRPFTAHTTNPVPFIVTSHDVVLREHGILADVAPTILDLMQLPQPAEMTGQSMIASRK; encoded by the coding sequence ATGGCTGGAAATACTGTACCTAGACCCGTAGCCCTGATCATCATGGACGGTTTCGGTCTTCGCAATACGGTAGAAGGCAATGCGGTTGCCCAAGCCAAGAAACCGAACTATGACCGTTACCTGAAAGAATATCCGAATACCACTTTGACCGCCTGCGGCGAAGCGGTAGGTTTGCCTGAAGGCCAAATGGGCAACTCCGAAGTTGGTCACTTGAACATCGGCGCAGGCCGCATTGTTTATCAGGATCTGACCCGGATTTCGAAATCGATTCGCGAAGGCGAGTTTTTCGAGAATCAAACCTTGGTTGAAGCGGTTCGCTCTGCCAAGAAAAACGGCAAGAAGCTGCATCTGTACGGCCTTTTGTCCGACGGCGGCGTGCACGCGCACATCGACCATTTGTTTGCGATGCTGGAGCTGGCCAAGAAAGAAGATATGCAAGAAGTGTATATCCATGCTTTCCTTGACGGCCGCGACGTAGCTCCGGACAGCGGTGAAGGTTACCTGAGCCAGCTGATCAAGAAGATTGAAGAGATTGGCATCGGCAAAATCGCCACCCTTTCCGGCCGTTACTACTCCATGGACCGCGACAAACGCTGGGACCGCGTAGAGAAGTCTTACCGTGCGATCGTCTACGGTGAAGGCCCTCATTACGTGGACGCACTCCAAGCTGTTAAGGATTCTTACAGCAACGGCGTGTTTGACGAATTTATGGTGCCGACCGTAATTGTGGACGGTCAAGGAGAGCCGGTAGGTTCCGTGGAGTCCGGCGATTCCGTCGTGTTCCTGAACTTCCGTCCGGACCGTGCGATCCAGCTGTCCCAAGTGTTTACGAACCTTGATTTCCGCGGCTTCGACCGTGGACCGAAATTCCCTGAAGGCCTGCATTTCGTATGCTTGACCCTGTTCAGTGAAACGGTAGGAGGATATGTAGCCTACGAGCCTAAGAACCTGGACAACACGCTGGGTGAAGTGCTTGTGCAGCATAACAAGAAACAGCTTCGCATTGCAGAGACTGAAAAATACCCTCACGTAACGTTCTTCTTCAGCGGCGGACGCGATGTGGAGCTTCCGGGCGAAACCCGTATCCTCATCAATTCGCCGAAAGTGGCCACTTATGACCTGAAGCCTGAAATGAGCGCCTACGAAGTAGCGGCTGCAGCCGTGAAAGAGATCGAAGAAGAAAACTTCGATACGATCATCCTGAACTTCGCCAACCCGGACATGGTTGGACACTCCGGCATGCTGGAGCCAACGATCAAGGCGGTTGAAGTAACGGACGAATGTGTAGGGAAAGTCGTGGATGCCGTTGTATCCAAAGGCGGAGTAGCGATCATTATCGCCGACCACGGCAATGCGGACATGGTATTTGACGAGAATGGCCGTCCTTTCACGGCTCATACAACGAACCCGGTTCCGTTCATTGTAACTTCCCATGACGTTGTTCTGCGCGAGCATGGCATTTTGGCAGACGTTGCGCCAACAATCCTGGATCTGATGCAGCTGCCTCAGCCGGCCGAAATGACAGGCCAATCCATGATCGCCAGCCGCAAATAA